In a single window of the Niabella ginsenosidivorans genome:
- a CDS encoding DUF1634 domain-containing protein: MAKTPFSDKTLQTIIGNLLRYGVLLALTVGGIGGILYLSRHGHDVVHYEQFKENDKSLGTLFREIINGLKAGSGQAIIFAGIIILFLTPALRLVLSLFSFMAEKDYLYIAITIIVISIIGTSIYLGYAG, encoded by the coding sequence ATGGCAAAAACTCCATTTTCTGATAAAACCCTGCAAACCATCATCGGCAACCTGCTGCGTTACGGCGTGTTACTGGCTTTAACGGTGGGCGGTATTGGGGGCATTCTTTATTTAAGCAGGCATGGACACGATGTTGTACATTATGAACAGTTCAAAGAAAACGATAAAAGTCTCGGAACCCTGTTCAGGGAAATCATTAATGGACTAAAGGCAGGCAGCGGCCAGGCGATCATATTTGCCGGTATTATTATTCTGTTTCTGACGCCTGCGCTGCGGTTAGTGTTATCGTTATTTTCATTTATGGCAGAAAAGGATTACCTGTATATAGCCATCACCATCATAGTGATTAGCATTATCGGCACCAGTATTTACCTGGGCTACGCCGGATAA
- a CDS encoding sulfite exporter TauE/SafE family protein, whose product MTVLVFTLIMLIGAFGAGLVGSLSGLGGGIIIIPLLTVGLGVDIHYAIGTALVSVIATSSGSAAAYVREGITNMRLGIFLEIATTLGAVSGALISTIAPGSFIAVLFGLTLIFSSVNSLRKKEEHFLKNSSPMAQKLKLYGAYPDVNGKKITYGTKNVWGGFGMMGLAGMMSGLLGIGSGAFKVIAMDNIMKVPFKVSTTTSNFMMGVTAIASTVIYLQKGYIQPAICMPTMIGVLFGSITGSRILLKSNPKKLRLFFSIIILLLALNMIYNGITGKI is encoded by the coding sequence ATGACGGTATTGGTATTTACATTGATTATGCTCATCGGCGCCTTTGGCGCAGGGTTAGTGGGCTCTTTATCAGGACTTGGCGGTGGCATTATTATCATTCCCCTCCTGACTGTTGGCCTGGGCGTAGACATTCATTATGCCATTGGTACGGCCCTGGTTTCGGTAATTGCTACCTCCTCCGGTTCTGCAGCGGCGTATGTAAGGGAAGGTATAACCAATATGCGGCTCGGTATCTTTTTAGAGATCGCTACAACACTGGGAGCCGTTTCGGGAGCATTGATCTCCACTATTGCACCGGGGTCTTTTATTGCCGTCCTCTTTGGACTGACGCTGATCTTTTCCTCCGTTAATTCCTTACGAAAAAAAGAAGAGCATTTTTTAAAAAACTCCAGCCCTATGGCACAGAAGTTAAAACTGTATGGCGCTTATCCGGATGTGAACGGAAAGAAAATAACTTATGGAACAAAAAATGTTTGGGGCGGCTTTGGCATGATGGGGCTGGCTGGTATGATGTCCGGCCTGTTAGGCATCGGTTCCGGCGCCTTTAAAGTCATTGCGATGGATAATATTATGAAGGTACCATTCAAGGTATCCACCACTACCAGCAATTTTATGATGGGCGTAACCGCTATCGCCAGTACGGTTATTTACCTGCAGAAAGGCTATATACAGCCTGCTATCTGTATGCCTACTATGATCGGAGTTTTATTCGGATCTATAACGGGCTCCAGGATCCTGTTAAAATCGAACCCCAAAAAATTACGCCTTTTCTTTTCCATCATTATTCTATTGCTGGCATTGAACATGATCTATAACGGCATCACCGGTAAAATTTAA
- the fabD gene encoding ACP S-malonyltransferase: MKHAVVFPGQGSQYTGMGKEHYENSTFAKKLFEQGNEVLGFRISDILFTGTADELKETKVTQPAVFLHSIVAYKAMENNNPDMVAGHSLGEFSALVANNVLAFEDALRLVAVRANAMQKACELQPSTMAAVLGLPDEKVEELCKAIQEETGEVVVPANYNCPGQLVISGTVKGVDAAVVRMKEAGAKRALVLSVGGAFHSPLMEPARKELQEAIEKTSFHQPACPIYQNVVAKPVVDKEEIKANLIAQLTGAVKWTQTIQAMIANGATKFTEAGPGKVLQGLIQKINKEVEVDGVS; the protein is encoded by the coding sequence ATGAAACATGCAGTGGTATTCCCCGGACAGGGGTCGCAATATACCGGAATGGGAAAAGAACATTATGAAAACAGCACCTTTGCCAAAAAATTGTTTGAGCAGGGTAATGAAGTACTGGGCTTTCGTATTTCTGATATCCTGTTTACAGGAACTGCTGATGAGCTAAAGGAAACAAAGGTTACACAGCCCGCCGTATTCCTGCATTCTATTGTAGCCTACAAGGCAATGGAAAATAACAATCCGGATATGGTAGCCGGTCACAGTCTCGGAGAGTTCTCCGCACTGGTTGCCAATAACGTACTGGCGTTTGAAGATGCATTACGGCTGGTGGCCGTACGGGCCAATGCCATGCAAAAGGCCTGCGAGCTGCAGCCTTCTACGATGGCAGCCGTCCTGGGCCTGCCCGATGAAAAGGTGGAAGAGCTTTGTAAAGCCATTCAGGAAGAAACAGGCGAAGTGGTGGTTCCGGCAAACTATAACTGCCCCGGGCAATTAGTGATCAGTGGCACTGTTAAGGGGGTTGATGCCGCAGTAGTACGGATGAAAGAAGCAGGTGCAAAGCGTGCCCTGGTTTTATCCGTAGGCGGAGCCTTCCACTCCCCGCTGATGGAGCCGGCAAGAAAAGAGCTGCAGGAAGCGATTGAAAAGACCTCCTTTCATCAGCCCGCCTGCCCCATTTATCAGAACGTAGTGGCCAAACCGGTTGTAGATAAGGAAGAAATAAAAGCCAACCTGATCGCACAGCTGACCGGGGCCGTTAAATGGACACAAACCATACAGGCAATGATTGCCAACGGCGCCACAAAGTTTACAGAAGCTGGGCCCGGCAAGGTGTTACAGGGCCTGATACAAAAAATAAATAAAGAAGTTGAAGTAGATGGGGTTAGTTAA
- the folE gene encoding GTP cyclohydrolase I FolE yields the protein MAYKNEDRYDESVTQKLIENYKSIITNLGEDAEREGLLKTPERVAKAMQVLTKGYHSDAHKIINSAKFHEDVSEMIIVKDIELYSLCEHHMLPFFGRAHVAYIPNGWITGLSKIARVVDVFSHRLQVQERLTVQIMNAIKETLNPLGVAVVIEAKHLCMMMRGVQKQNSVTTTSAFYGEFEKNPTRSEFLKLISAHLS from the coding sequence ATGGCTTATAAAAATGAAGATCGGTATGACGAATCGGTGACTCAGAAACTGATTGAAAATTATAAAAGTATTATTACGAACCTGGGCGAAGACGCAGAACGGGAGGGCCTGCTAAAAACGCCGGAACGTGTGGCCAAAGCAATGCAGGTGCTCACAAAAGGGTATCATTCAGATGCGCACAAGATCATCAATTCTGCCAAATTCCATGAGGATGTAAGCGAGATGATCATTGTAAAGGATATTGAGCTGTACAGTCTTTGCGAACATCATATGCTGCCTTTTTTTGGCAGAGCCCATGTGGCCTATATTCCCAACGGATGGATCACAGGACTGAGCAAGATTGCGAGGGTGGTAGATGTATTTTCACACCGCCTGCAGGTACAGGAACGGTTAACGGTACAGATCATGAACGCGATCAAGGAAACACTGAACCCGCTGGGCGTTGCAGTAGTTATTGAAGCCAAACACCTGTGCATGATGATGCGGGGAGTGCAGAAACAGAACTCGGTAACCACCACTTCCGCATTTTACGGGGAGTTTGAAAAAAATCCGACGCGCAGTGAGTTCTTAAAGCTCATCAGCGCACATTTAAGTTAA
- a CDS encoding 6-pyruvoyl trahydropterin synthase family protein: MKVSVFRREHFNAAHRLFNPEWDAATNEKVFGKCSLPHYHGHNYELEIKVTGNVDPATGFVMDLKVLSELVNRTVLEKFDHRNLNLDTEEFKNLNPTAENIAIVIYNILRPHINKEQELKIRLYETPRNFVEYPA; the protein is encoded by the coding sequence ATGAAAGTATCCGTTTTCAGGAGAGAACATTTTAATGCGGCCCACCGGTTGTTTAACCCGGAGTGGGATGCAGCTACCAATGAAAAAGTTTTCGGAAAATGCTCCCTGCCTCATTACCACGGTCATAATTATGAGCTGGAAATAAAAGTGACCGGTAACGTGGATCCGGCCACCGGCTTTGTAATGGATCTAAAGGTATTGAGCGAGCTTGTGAACAGAACCGTGCTTGAAAAATTTGATCACCGCAACCTTAACCTGGATACAGAAGAATTCAAAAACCTGAATCCGACTGCCGAGAATATTGCAATTGTTATTTATAATATCTTGCGGCCTCATATAAATAAAGAACAGGAACTGAAGATCCGTTTATATGAAACACCCCGCAACTTCGTTGAATATCCGGCATAA
- a CDS encoding 6-pyruvoyl trahydropterin synthase family protein gives MIYLTRIEHFNAAHKLFNPKWSEEENEQVFGKCANKNWHGHNYELYITVKGLPDPETGFVYDVKKLSGIIRQHIIEKLDHRNLNEDVGFMKDQLCSTENLAIGIWNELTPHLPPNVQLHCIKLYETPRIYVEYFG, from the coding sequence ATGATATATCTTACAAGAATAGAACATTTTAATGCAGCTCATAAGTTGTTCAATCCCAAATGGTCAGAAGAAGAAAACGAGCAGGTTTTCGGAAAATGTGCCAATAAGAACTGGCATGGACACAACTATGAACTTTATATTACGGTAAAAGGCCTGCCCGATCCCGAAACAGGATTTGTGTATGATGTAAAAAAACTGAGCGGGATTATCAGGCAGCATATTATTGAAAAGCTGGATCACCGGAACCTGAACGAGGATGTAGGTTTTATGAAAGATCAGCTGTGCAGCACAGAAAACCTGGCCATTGGCATCTGGAACGAGCTAACGCCCCATCTGCCGCCTAATGTGCAGTTACACTGCATCAAGCTCTATGAAACGCCCCGCATCTATGTAGAATATTTTGGTTAA
- the mqnB gene encoding futalosine hydrolase: MDLLIVAATKLEIPSVIQFSKKQDHVDVLISGIGGVATSYALTKALAKKKYDLLIQAGIAGSFSKEMALGTTVVVGADCFGDLGVVENKERKSVFDLHLLPADKKPFSNGWLVNPHKRLLKATGLKTVRSVTVNEISTDKRSIAYFGTKLEAVTESMEGAAFHYVALQEKVPFLQIRSLSNRVGERNKARWQIKESVLDLNQTVLKLVHEIRNK, translated from the coding sequence ATGGATTTATTGATCGTGGCGGCAACAAAACTGGAGATCCCTTCAGTAATACAGTTTTCAAAAAAGCAGGATCATGTTGATGTTCTGATAAGCGGCATAGGGGGAGTGGCTACAAGCTATGCGCTGACAAAAGCCCTTGCAAAAAAGAAATACGACCTGTTAATACAGGCAGGTATAGCAGGCAGCTTTTCAAAAGAAATGGCGCTGGGTACCACAGTTGTTGTTGGCGCGGATTGTTTTGGAGACCTGGGAGTGGTGGAAAATAAAGAACGCAAGTCTGTTTTTGATCTGCATCTGCTGCCTGCTGATAAAAAGCCCTTCAGTAACGGCTGGCTGGTAAACCCCCATAAACGTTTGTTAAAGGCTACCGGTTTAAAAACGGTCAGGTCGGTTACGGTAAATGAAATTTCTACAGATAAGCGGTCTATTGCTTATTTTGGTACCAAACTTGAAGCAGTAACAGAGTCGATGGAAGGGGCTGCTTTTCATTATGTGGCCTTGCAGGAAAAAGTGCCTTTCCTGCAGATCCGTTCCCTCTCTAACCGGGTAGGTGAGCGGAACAAAGCCCGATGGCAGATAAAGGAATCGGTGCTGGATCTGAATCAGACGGTTTTAAAACTGGTTCATGAAATACGCAACAAATAA
- a CDS encoding 1,4-dihydroxy-6-naphthoate synthase has product MMLRIGFSPCPNDTFIFDALVNGKIDTEDLEFEPVLEDVETLNRWALKGELDITKLSFPAYFKTTGQYELLNAGSALGKGVGPLLVSNSNKKFTEEEVNNARILLPGINTTAHLLFSFAYPNAKNKFFGVFHEIEDAVASGKADLGVIIHENRFTYQDKGLFKVRDLGEYWEQEMKVPIPLGGIVIKKELGRGLYNEVNAYIVESLQYSFKNYPAISDYVKTNAQAMSEEVMRKHIDLYVNNYSLDLGEDGHKAVATLAEIHKKIAPAP; this is encoded by the coding sequence ATGATGCTTAGAATTGGATTTTCTCCCTGTCCGAATGATACATTTATTTTTGATGCCTTGGTAAACGGGAAGATCGATACGGAAGACCTGGAATTTGAACCGGTGCTTGAGGATGTGGAAACATTGAACCGCTGGGCCCTGAAAGGAGAGCTGGATATTACAAAACTGAGCTTTCCTGCTTATTTTAAAACAACCGGTCAGTATGAGCTGTTGAATGCCGGAAGCGCTTTAGGCAAGGGCGTAGGCCCCCTGCTGGTTAGCAACAGCAATAAAAAATTCACAGAGGAAGAAGTAAACAATGCCCGTATTTTGCTGCCGGGGATCAATACGACGGCCCACCTGCTTTTCAGCTTTGCTTATCCGAACGCTAAAAACAAATTTTTTGGTGTTTTTCATGAAATAGAAGACGCCGTTGCAAGCGGCAAAGCCGACCTGGGGGTTATTATTCATGAGAACCGGTTTACTTATCAGGATAAAGGATTGTTTAAAGTAAGAGACCTGGGCGAATACTGGGAGCAGGAAATGAAAGTGCCGATCCCGCTGGGAGGTATTGTAATCAAAAAGGAGCTAGGCAGGGGACTGTATAATGAAGTGAACGCTTATATTGTTGAAAGCCTTCAGTATTCGTTCAAAAATTATCCCGCAATATCAGATTACGTTAAAACGAACGCGCAGGCCATGAGTGAAGAGGTGATGCGCAAGCATATTGATCTGTACGTAAATAATTACAGCCTGGACCTGGGTGAGGATGGCCATAAGGCAGTAGCCACACTGGCAGAGATCCATAAAAAGATTGCGCCTGCCCCTTAG
- a CDS encoding aminotransferase class IV has product MKWLCFNGTFFNSDQPVISAGNKSYRYGDGFFETLRVHQSHIPLKAYHKKRIVKSLALLNYTLPDNVTIDLVFEKLLELCALNRCNNSARVRLSFSHGDGTLFENKALHYLIEADAFPPPAVTRSAGLFLGVFDAIRKEISPYSGLKLASGFIYSRAAQYCAAQQLDDVIILNTYGRLIESVISNIFWIRDGQLFTPPVNEGCVEGVFRSYLLNNAPLIVQQPCTTDDLKNAEELFLTNALRGIRSVQSFQGALYRTQQTQALLQQHLSHLFP; this is encoded by the coding sequence ATGAAATGGTTATGTTTTAACGGAACTTTCTTCAATTCGGATCAGCCGGTCATCAGCGCCGGCAATAAAAGCTACCGTTACGGCGATGGTTTTTTTGAAACATTAAGAGTACATCAATCTCATATACCGCTCAAAGCCTATCATAAAAAAAGGATCGTAAAAAGCCTGGCACTGCTAAACTATACGCTGCCAGATAACGTCACTATTGATCTTGTTTTTGAAAAATTGCTGGAGCTGTGCGCGCTGAACCGGTGCAATAACAGCGCCAGGGTGCGCCTGTCATTTTCACACGGAGACGGAACACTGTTTGAAAATAAGGCATTGCATTACCTGATTGAGGCAGACGCTTTTCCGCCGCCTGCTGTTACCAGGAGTGCCGGCCTGTTTCTTGGGGTATTCGATGCCATCCGTAAAGAGATTTCTCCCTATTCCGGCCTGAAGCTGGCCAGTGGCTTTATCTACAGCCGCGCGGCACAATACTGCGCTGCCCAGCAGCTGGATGATGTCATTATCCTGAATACGTACGGCCGCCTTATAGAATCTGTTATATCCAATATCTTCTGGATCAGGGACGGACAGCTTTTTACCCCTCCTGTTAACGAAGGTTGTGTGGAAGGTGTTTTCCGATCTTATCTTTTGAACAATGCGCCTTTGATAGTACAGCAGCCCTGCACGACCGATGATCTCAAAAATGCCGAGGAGCTGTTCCTGACCAATGCGCTCAGGGGCATCCGCAGCGTACAATCTTTCCAGGGAGCCCTTTACCGCACGCAACAAACACAGGCACTTTTACAGCAACACCTTTCCCATTTATTTCCCTAA
- a CDS encoding DUF4296 domain-containing protein, with amino-acid sequence MKKILLSAICFLLVAACGRPKGVLSEEKMEAVLWDIAKGSEFVNSYVYYRYPQLNHAAINQEVLRKIFTLHNITKEQFDKSLDYYQRKPDVFAALLDSINVQQTRKKLPPGEAKAFDSARAAQPDPSIKPGLPSRIHPQ; translated from the coding sequence ATGAAAAAAATACTGTTATCAGCTATCTGTTTTTTACTGGTAGCCGCCTGCGGCCGGCCAAAAGGTGTTTTATCCGAAGAAAAAATGGAAGCAGTGCTGTGGGATATTGCAAAGGGAAGCGAATTTGTAAACAGTTATGTGTATTACCGCTATCCTCAGTTGAACCATGCTGCTATTAACCAGGAAGTACTGCGCAAGATCTTTACGCTGCATAATATAACAAAAGAGCAGTTCGATAAAAGCCTGGACTATTATCAGCGCAAACCCGATGTTTTTGCCGCCCTGCTGGATTCTATTAATGTACAGCAAACCAGGAAAAAACTACCTCCCGGGGAGGCTAAAGCCTTTGATTCAGCAAGAGCTGCTCAGCCTGACCCTTCTATTAAGCCGGGACTTCCATCAAGGATTCATCCGCAATAG
- the coaBC gene encoding bifunctional phosphopantothenoylcysteine decarboxylase/phosphopantothenate--cysteine ligase CoaBC, protein MLAGKKIAIGISGSIAAYKIVHLVRLLVKEKAAVKIIMTPAAKDFVSPLVLATLSRNEVLTDMATGNTWANHVALGRWADLLLIAPLSCNTLAKMANGHCDNLLLSVYLSATCPVMVAPAMDEDMWKHPATQKNMEQIRSFGHSILSPSHGELASGLIGEGRMEEPENIIRQIDAFFSATAKTDLTGKKILITAGPTQEAIDPVRYIGNRSSGKMGYTLAAECRNRGADVVLILGPAPEILKEDLSGMTVIKVTSAEEMYNACINHFSTTDIALMAAAVADYRPEQVSTEKIKKEKGAPELHLVKTKDILARLGHLKTDRQIVLGFALETHNEASNALEKLRKKNADYIVMNSLNDGAAFGADTNKITIYSKDGAQFPFESKPKTAVARDIIDTILKTGFPAI, encoded by the coding sequence ATGTTAGCAGGCAAAAAAATAGCAATCGGTATCAGTGGCAGCATTGCTGCTTACAAGATCGTGCACCTGGTGCGGCTGCTGGTTAAAGAAAAGGCCGCCGTAAAAATAATCATGACGCCTGCCGCGAAAGATTTTGTTTCGCCGCTGGTGCTGGCCACGCTTTCCAGGAATGAAGTGCTTACAGATATGGCCACCGGCAATACCTGGGCCAACCATGTGGCGCTGGGCCGGTGGGCGGACCTGTTACTGATCGCCCCGCTGAGCTGCAATACCCTTGCTAAAATGGCCAACGGGCACTGTGATAACCTGCTGTTATCGGTTTATCTTTCTGCAACCTGCCCCGTAATGGTTGCACCCGCTATGGATGAAGACATGTGGAAACACCCTGCCACGCAAAAGAATATGGAACAGATACGGTCTTTCGGGCATAGCATCCTTTCTCCCAGTCATGGAGAGCTGGCAAGCGGTCTTATCGGGGAAGGAAGAATGGAAGAGCCGGAAAATATCATCCGTCAGATAGACGCCTTTTTTAGCGCAACCGCAAAAACGGATCTTACAGGAAAAAAGATCTTAATTACCGCCGGCCCCACGCAGGAAGCTATTGACCCCGTAAGGTATATCGGCAACCGCTCTTCCGGAAAAATGGGGTATACCCTTGCAGCAGAATGCCGTAACCGGGGCGCAGACGTGGTGCTGATATTAGGCCCCGCACCGGAGATCCTTAAGGAAGATCTTTCCGGTATGACGGTTATAAAAGTGACCTCTGCCGAGGAAATGTATAACGCCTGCATAAACCATTTCAGCACAACAGATATTGCCCTGATGGCTGCTGCTGTAGCAGATTACAGGCCGGAGCAGGTAAGCACCGAAAAAATAAAAAAAGAAAAAGGGGCTCCGGAATTGCACCTTGTAAAAACCAAAGACATCCTTGCCCGGTTGGGACATCTTAAAACAGACCGCCAGATTGTACTGGGATTTGCCCTGGAAACTCATAATGAAGCCTCCAATGCGCTGGAAAAACTCAGGAAAAAAAATGCAGATTATATTGTAATGAACTCTCTGAATGACGGGGCAGCATTTGGTGCAGACACCAACAAAATAACGATCTATTCAAAGGACGGTGCTCAATTCCCTTTTGAATCAAAACCTAAAACAGCCGTAGCACGTGATATTATAGATACCATTTTAAAAACCGGCTTCCCAGCAATATGA
- a CDS encoding DNA-directed RNA polymerase subunit omega: MSKLRRHLSVGTPSSVETKSLQEIKNKTGNIYESISIIAKRANQINISIKEELHNKLDEFASHTDTLEEIHENKEQIEISRAYERMPNPALLATQEFLDDKIYYRKAEDELFS, from the coding sequence ATGAGCAAATTAAGAAGGCATCTTAGTGTAGGCACACCCAGCAGTGTTGAAACCAAAAGCCTGCAGGAAATAAAGAACAAGACCGGTAATATTTACGAGTCTATTTCCATTATTGCTAAAAGAGCCAACCAGATCAATATTTCCATTAAGGAAGAGTTGCACAATAAACTGGATGAATTTGCCAGCCATACAGATACGTTGGAAGAAATTCATGAAAACAAAGAGCAGATTGAAATTTCAAGAGCATATGAAAGAATGCCCAATCCCGCGCTTTTAGCTACCCAGGAATTTTTAGATGATAAAATCTATTACCGCAAAGCGGAAGACGAGCTGTTCAGCTAG
- a CDS encoding outer membrane protein assembly factor BamD, with protein sequence MNKILKSKDPAYKLKMAEGFYAKKKYNKAQLVFDDILPYYKTTPQYQDIYYKYAYSAYYQKDYTMAENYFKTFLESFPNSPKYEEMEYMRAYIFYLQSPKPELDQSNTFKAIGAMQTFVNTHPNSVRLGEANRILEELQKKREIKDYKSAKLYYDMGYYRAAGVTFATLLDNFPESQSADEYKLMSVKSYFLFAEGSVMDKKTERYNDVLTACREFLDRFPDSKYKADIERYSQLSTSQIQKLSHNEQIKKAS encoded by the coding sequence ATGAATAAGATTTTGAAGAGCAAAGATCCTGCGTATAAGCTGAAAATGGCCGAAGGCTTTTATGCTAAAAAGAAATATAATAAAGCACAGTTAGTGTTTGATGATATCCTGCCTTATTACAAGACCACTCCTCAATACCAGGATATCTATTACAAATATGCCTACTCAGCCTATTATCAGAAGGATTACACAATGGCTGAAAACTATTTCAAAACCTTTCTGGAAAGTTTTCCCAACAGCCCCAAGTATGAAGAAATGGAATACATGAGGGCCTATATCTTTTACCTGCAATCGCCCAAGCCGGAACTGGATCAAAGCAATACGTTCAAAGCTATAGGCGCAATGCAGACGTTTGTGAACACCCATCCCAATTCCGTAAGGCTAGGGGAAGCCAACCGCATTCTGGAAGAGCTGCAGAAAAAGCGTGAAATAAAGGATTACAAAAGCGCAAAGCTGTATTATGATATGGGGTACTACAGGGCTGCAGGAGTAACCTTTGCCACGTTGCTTGATAACTTCCCCGAATCCCAGAGCGCAGATGAATACAAGCTGATGTCTGTAAAATCCTATTTTCTTTTTGCAGAAGGCAGCGTAATGGATAAAAAAACGGAGCGCTATAATGATGTGCTAACGGCCTGCAGGGAATTCCTGGATCGCTTCCCGGACAGCAAGTATAAAGCCGATATTGAAAGATATTCCCAATTATCAACTTCACAAATACAAAAATTAAGTCATAATGAGCAAATTAAGAAGGCATCTTAG
- a CDS encoding uroporphyrinogen-III synthase — MSSNLATKPVSKREAGKVQNILISQPRPKTEKSPYFDLEKKHGVTLEFEALIALEAISGKDFRRQKINIANYTGVIFTSRNAIDHFFRTCDEMKVSVSQDTKYFCITEAVALYLQKFILYRKRKVFYGADGSNKSLLDVINKHKENLNFLYVCSENQQDNIITSWLKQHDCAFDLAFMYRTRSNDVKQSLGNKQFDILCFFTPSGIKSWFDNFPEFKQEKVVIGTFGDNTKDAALKAGLKPAIVAPSPQSPSMITALDQFLSSVNQK; from the coding sequence ATGTCAAGTAACTTAGCAACAAAACCCGTATCAAAACGCGAAGCTGGAAAAGTACAAAACATACTCATCAGCCAGCCAAGACCTAAGACCGAAAAGTCGCCCTATTTTGACCTTGAAAAAAAACATGGAGTTACACTGGAATTTGAGGCGCTGATCGCGCTGGAAGCCATTTCAGGAAAAGACTTCAGGCGGCAAAAAATTAATATCGCTAATTATACAGGAGTTATTTTTACCAGCAGGAATGCCATCGACCATTTCTTCAGAACCTGTGATGAAATGAAGGTAAGCGTTTCCCAGGACACCAAATATTTCTGTATAACAGAAGCCGTAGCTCTTTACCTGCAAAAATTTATCCTTTACCGTAAAAGAAAAGTATTCTATGGCGCTGATGGCAGCAACAAAAGCTTGCTGGACGTTATCAACAAACACAAAGAAAACCTCAACTTTCTGTATGTTTGCTCTGAAAATCAACAAGATAATATAATAACCAGTTGGTTAAAGCAACATGATTGCGCTTTTGACCTGGCTTTTATGTACCGCACCCGCAGCAATGATGTAAAGCAATCCCTTGGAAATAAGCAATTTGATATCTTATGCTTTTTTACTCCAAGCGGCATTAAGAGCTGGTTTGACAATTTTCCGGAATTCAAACAGGAAAAAGTAGTTATTGGCACATTTGGAGACAATACCAAAGATGCTGCCCTTAAGGCCGGTTTAAAACCCGCCATTGTAGCGCCGTCTCCCCAAAGCCCCAGCATGATCACTGCACTGGATCAGTTTTTGTCATCTGTTAACCAAAAATAG